CTGGATGCCGGCGCCACGATCAAGGTCTACGAGAGCCGCTTCTCGCACATCAAGTACCTCTCGGTGGACGGCGCGTGGGTCTCGCTAGGCTCGGCCAACGCCGACTCGCGCAGCTTCTACGAGAACGAGGAGCTCAACCTGCTGTTTTCCGATCCGGCGTTCACCCAGGAGGCCGATCGCCGCGTCTTCGAGCAAGACTGGGCGGAAGCGCGCTGGCCGGTCTACGCCGACCTGAACGTCCCGTTGCGCTGGAAGCCGGTGACGACCCTGGCCGAACTGTTCGCTTACTACATCTAGCTAGGGCATCGCGTAGGCCGCGAGGTAGCGCGACGCGTAAAGGACATAGTGGTCGGCCGACTCGATCAGCTGCGCCTGCTCGGCCGCGGAAAGGTGCCGCACCACCTTGCCGGGCACGCCCACGACCAGCGACCCCGGCGGGATCTGCTTGCCCTCGGTGACGAGGGCCCCGGCACCGACAACCGATCCCGTCCCGATGCGAGCCCCGGAAAGGATGGTGGCGTTGATGCCAATCAGCACCCGGTCTTCCACCGTGGCGCCATGCACGATCGCCCCGTGGCCCACGGTGACCTCCGACCCGAGAATGCAGGGATGCTCC
Above is a genomic segment from Candidatus Tanganyikabacteria bacterium containing:
- a CDS encoding gamma carbonic anhydrase family protein, with the translated sequence MGRDVFVAPGAIVTGDCEVADEASIWFNATVRADLAPIRIGRRTNIQDGCVLHVDAEHPCILGSEVTVGHGAIVHGATVEDRVLIGINATILSGARIGTGSVVGAGALVTEGKQIPPGSLVVGVPGKVVRHLSAAEQAQLIESADHYVLYASRYLAAYAMP